From Mycobacterium lacus, one genomic window encodes:
- the xerD gene encoding site-specific tyrosine recombinase XerD: MTALALHAQLQGYLDHLTIERGVAANTLSSYRRDLRRYSKHLSDRGIHDLAKVGEDDVSEFLVALRRGDPDSGAVGLSAVSAARALVAVRGLHRFAAAEGLAELDVARAVRPPTPGRRLPKSLTIDEVLALLEGAGGDSPADGSLTLRNRALLELLYSTGARISEAVGLNVDDVDTEARSVLLRGKGGKQRLVPVGRPAVRALDAYLVRGRPELARRGRGTPAIFLNARGGRLSRQSAWQVLRDAAERAGITSGVSPHMLRHSFATHLLEGGADVRVVQELLGHASVTTTQIYTLVTVRALREVWAGAHPRAH; the protein is encoded by the coding sequence ATGACGGCGCTCGCGCTGCACGCACAACTGCAGGGCTACCTCGATCATCTGACGATCGAGCGAGGGGTGGCGGCAAACACCTTGAGCTCGTATCGGCGCGACCTGCGTCGCTACTCGAAGCACCTGTCGGACCGGGGGATTCACGATCTGGCCAAGGTCGGCGAGGACGACGTCAGCGAGTTCCTGGTCGCGCTGCGCCGCGGGGACCCCGACTCCGGCGCGGTTGGGCTCTCAGCGGTGTCGGCGGCGCGGGCGCTGGTCGCGGTGCGTGGGCTGCATCGGTTCGCCGCCGCCGAGGGTCTGGCGGAACTGGACGTGGCCCGGGCGGTCCGGCCGCCGACGCCGGGCCGCCGGCTGCCCAAGAGCCTGACGATCGACGAGGTGCTGGCACTGCTGGAGGGCGCCGGCGGGGATAGCCCGGCCGACGGCTCGCTGACGCTGCGCAACCGGGCTCTACTCGAGCTGCTGTACTCCACCGGAGCGCGGATCTCCGAAGCCGTCGGCCTCAACGTCGACGACGTCGATACGGAAGCCAGGTCGGTGCTGTTGCGCGGCAAGGGCGGAAAGCAGCGGCTGGTGCCGGTGGGACGTCCCGCGGTGCGGGCGCTGGACGCCTATCTGGTGCGCGGACGCCCGGAGCTGGCTCGTCGCGGCCGCGGGACGCCGGCCATCTTTCTCAACGCGCGCGGTGGCCGGTTGTCGCGGCAAAGCGCGTGGCAGGTCTTGCGGGACGCCGCCGAGCGCGCCGGCATCACTTCGGGTGTCTCGCCGCACATGCTGCGGCATTCCTTTGCCACCCACCTGCTCGAGGGCGGCGCCGATGTCCGCGTCGTGCAGGAGCTGCTGGGTCATGCCTCGGTCACGACGACGCAGATCTACACTCTGGTCACGGTCCGTGCGCTGCGCGAAGTCTGGGCCGGAGCCCACCCCCGGGCACATTAG
- a CDS encoding Uma2 family endonuclease, which translates to MTSVHLPKLLSIEDWAALPEDNSAHVELQEGVLIVTPRPLRPHARAVFGIAKQLDDQLPAGLEAIIEFEVCVDAAYPPTVRIPDIVITRKEGPERRLEGPDVLAAIEVVSPGSRRTDTVTKRSEYAEAGIEHYWIVELGPPVTLTALHLPGEFGYPESPAVTGTFTTTAPVPLRLDLDELGQ; encoded by the coding sequence ATGACTAGCGTGCACCTGCCCAAGCTGCTATCCATCGAGGATTGGGCCGCTCTCCCGGAGGACAACAGTGCCCACGTCGAGCTGCAGGAGGGCGTGCTCATCGTGACGCCACGGCCGTTACGGCCGCATGCCCGGGCCGTGTTCGGCATCGCCAAGCAACTCGATGATCAGCTGCCCGCCGGTCTGGAGGCGATCATCGAATTCGAGGTCTGCGTCGATGCTGCCTACCCGCCCACGGTACGCATCCCCGATATCGTGATCACCCGCAAAGAGGGCCCGGAAAGACGCTTGGAGGGCCCGGATGTGCTGGCGGCAATCGAGGTGGTATCGCCGGGTTCGCGACGGACGGATACCGTCACCAAGCGCTCCGAATACGCCGAAGCTGGGATCGAGCATTACTGGATCGTCGAGCTTGGCCCACCCGTAACACTCACCGCGCTGCACCTCCCCGGCGAGTTCGGTTACCCGGAATCACCGGCGGTGACCGGCACATTCACCACCACTGCTCCCGTTCCGCTGCGCCTCGACCTCGACGAGCTGGGCCAGTGA
- a CDS encoding DEAD/DEAH box helicase, whose translation MYPSIDLEDAHSRLGADTYRRGLDYARGGRVVRCLWDPDEGSLVGNVRGNGSRTYTTTAQLSADFADIWSLDIGLCTCPMQVDCKHVAAIMIAATGTAKTRTHRVSPTPAAPRAPSAWRQSLDALFPPASPADAPTTPLAIELNLVAGGPAPALDARLVRPGKRGGWVAGDLSWSRVSMLRHYGYPDTHVHLLQEFYAAYRASASNSTGYYSYSYSDVKTISLLKFESPQLWPLLDEARRIGVRLVQPRSQHDVPPYATSRLCLDVMADESGALAVTPVLHVDGAAARPAAFIGSAGHGVAYTDGGLRLARLDKPVPTALQRMALDGQALVIPAAEAARFAAEYYPRLRHVAAVTSSDESFTPPAIAGPTLALRAEYRGEHELDLTWEWAYRVGDSEFRSPAGAAGEVGYRDFDAENRLASGIDAPLERFGLRAEGGTLTPWTRLSGLQTMRFATELQPLLAGLPDVVVEVTGDPVDYREASGSLVIEVTTDAVPGETDWFDLGVAISVEGKQIPFVTVFTALARGQSHLLLADGAYFALDKPELVKLRQLIEEARALTDCEEGSARISRFQAGLFDELAELGVVTRQAEEWRRQVGALRALRSLEPVAAPGGLHAELRPYQADGFSWLATLYAHGLGGILADDMGLGKTIQSLALICHVQQLNSAREHSVGAPFLVVAPSSVVANWVSEAARFAPGLSVRAIADTLRRSGADLGELAQCADIVVTSYTLFRLDFEAHAAQAWSGLILDEAQYVKNRHAKTYQCARKLAAPVKIAITGTPMENNLMDLWSLLSITAPGLFPNPTKFADYYAKPIEKTGDPELLTLFRRRIKPLVKRRTKQLVAAELPAKQEQVLDIDLPPRHRALYDKRLQRERQKVLGLLDDMQRNRFTILKSLTVLRQLALHPGLVDPAHDALACAKIDALVEHLREIADGGHRALVFSQFTRFLGRVRERLDTEAIDYCYLDGRTRNRARVIQRFKDGAAPVFLISLKAGGFGLNLTEADYCFLLDPWWNPATETQAIDRTHRIGQTRNVMVYRLTARDTIEEKVIALNARKAKLFASVIDDGDAFGSALTADDIRGLLA comes from the coding sequence ATGTATCCGTCGATCGACCTCGAGGACGCCCACTCCCGGCTGGGCGCCGACACCTACCGCCGGGGCCTGGACTACGCGCGCGGGGGACGGGTGGTGCGGTGCCTATGGGACCCCGACGAGGGCAGCCTGGTCGGCAACGTTCGAGGTAACGGGAGCCGCACCTACACCACCACCGCGCAACTGTCTGCGGACTTCGCCGACATCTGGAGCCTCGATATCGGGCTGTGCACGTGCCCCATGCAGGTGGACTGCAAGCATGTCGCCGCAATCATGATCGCCGCCACCGGAACCGCCAAGACCCGCACCCACCGCGTGTCGCCCACCCCGGCGGCGCCGCGGGCGCCGTCGGCGTGGCGGCAGTCGCTGGACGCGTTGTTTCCCCCGGCTTCGCCGGCCGACGCGCCCACCACACCGCTGGCCATCGAGCTGAACCTGGTCGCGGGCGGGCCGGCTCCGGCACTGGACGCACGGCTGGTGCGCCCGGGCAAGCGCGGCGGCTGGGTTGCCGGCGACCTGAGCTGGAGCAGGGTTTCCATGCTGCGCCACTACGGTTATCCCGACACCCACGTTCACCTGCTGCAAGAGTTCTACGCCGCCTACCGGGCGTCGGCCTCGAATTCGACTGGCTATTACAGCTATTCGTACTCGGATGTGAAGACGATCTCGTTGTTGAAGTTCGAGTCTCCGCAGTTGTGGCCGCTGCTGGACGAGGCCCGGCGAATCGGCGTGCGGCTGGTGCAGCCCCGGTCCCAGCACGACGTGCCGCCGTATGCCACGTCGCGGCTATGTCTCGACGTCATGGCCGACGAGTCGGGCGCCCTCGCGGTCACGCCCGTGCTCCACGTCGACGGCGCCGCGGCCCGTCCGGCTGCCTTCATCGGATCGGCCGGGCATGGGGTGGCCTACACCGACGGCGGGCTGCGGCTCGCGCGGCTGGACAAGCCGGTGCCGACGGCGTTGCAGCGCATGGCGCTCGACGGACAAGCCCTGGTGATCCCGGCGGCCGAGGCGGCGCGGTTCGCCGCCGAGTACTACCCGAGGTTGCGGCACGTCGCGGCGGTCACGTCGTCGGACGAGTCGTTCACGCCGCCGGCGATCGCCGGTCCGACGTTGGCGCTGCGCGCCGAGTATCGGGGCGAGCACGAGCTGGATTTGACGTGGGAATGGGCATATCGGGTGGGCGACAGCGAGTTTCGCTCGCCCGCTGGCGCCGCGGGCGAAGTCGGCTACCGCGACTTCGACGCGGAGAACAGGCTGGCCTCGGGTATCGATGCGCCGTTGGAACGGTTCGGGCTCCGAGCCGAGGGCGGCACGCTCACCCCCTGGACACGATTGTCCGGCCTTCAGACGATGCGGTTCGCCACCGAACTCCAGCCTCTGCTCGCCGGGCTGCCCGATGTCGTGGTGGAGGTGACCGGCGACCCGGTCGACTACCGGGAGGCGAGCGGTTCCCTCGTCATCGAAGTGACCACGGACGCGGTTCCCGGCGAGACGGACTGGTTCGATTTGGGCGTCGCGATCAGCGTCGAGGGCAAACAGATCCCGTTCGTCACCGTGTTCACCGCGCTCGCGCGTGGACAGTCGCACCTGCTGCTTGCCGACGGCGCGTACTTCGCGCTGGACAAGCCCGAGCTGGTGAAGCTGCGCCAACTGATCGAGGAGGCGCGCGCGCTGACCGATTGCGAAGAGGGATCGGCTCGCATCAGCCGGTTTCAGGCCGGGCTGTTCGACGAACTCGCCGAGCTCGGGGTGGTCACGCGCCAGGCCGAGGAATGGCGGCGCCAGGTCGGTGCGCTGCGGGCGCTGCGGAGTCTGGAACCCGTGGCGGCGCCGGGCGGCCTGCACGCCGAGCTGCGGCCCTACCAGGCCGACGGATTCTCGTGGCTGGCGACCCTGTATGCCCACGGGCTCGGCGGGATCCTCGCCGACGACATGGGCCTCGGCAAGACCATTCAGTCGCTTGCGTTGATCTGCCATGTCCAACAACTAAATTCGGCTCGGGAACATTCTGTTGGCGCGCCGTTCTTGGTGGTGGCACCCTCGAGTGTGGTCGCGAACTGGGTCAGCGAGGCCGCGCGGTTCGCGCCGGGACTGTCGGTGCGCGCGATCGCCGATACCCTGCGCCGGTCCGGCGCCGACCTCGGCGAGCTGGCCCAGTGCGCCGACATCGTTGTCACCTCGTATACCTTGTTCCGGCTCGACTTCGAGGCCCACGCCGCCCAAGCGTGGTCGGGGCTGATCCTGGACGAAGCCCAGTACGTGAAGAACCGCCACGCCAAGACCTACCAGTGCGCACGCAAGCTGGCGGCGCCGGTCAAGATCGCGATCACCGGCACACCAATGGAGAACAACCTCATGGACCTGTGGTCGCTGCTGTCGATCACCGCCCCCGGATTGTTTCCCAACCCGACGAAGTTCGCCGACTACTATGCCAAGCCGATCGAGAAGACCGGCGACCCGGAGCTGCTCACCCTGTTCCGCCGTCGGATCAAACCTTTGGTGAAGCGCCGCACCAAGCAGCTGGTGGCCGCCGAGCTGCCCGCCAAGCAGGAGCAGGTGCTCGACATCGACCTGCCGCCCCGGCACCGCGCGCTCTACGACAAGCGACTGCAACGAGAGCGGCAAAAGGTGCTCGGCCTGCTCGACGACATGCAGCGCAACCGATTCACCATCCTGAAATCCCTCACGGTGCTACGCCAGCTGGCGCTGCACCCCGGGCTCGTCGACCCGGCACACGACGCGCTGGCCTGCGCGAAGATCGATGCCCTCGTCGAGCACCTGCGCGAGATCGCCGACGGCGGTCACCGCGCGCTCGTCTTCAGCCAGTTCACCCGCTTCCTCGGCCGGGTGCGCGAGCGCCTCGACACCGAGGCGATCGACTACTGCTACCTCGATGGGCGAACCCGCAACCGCGCCCGGGTGATCCAGCGGTTCAAGGACGGAGCCGCGCCGGTTTTCCTGATCAGCCTCAAGGCCGGCGGGTTCGGGCTGAACCTCACTGAGGCCGACTACTGCTTCCTGCTTGACCCGTGGTGGAACCCGGCCACGGAAACCCAGGCCATCGACCGCACCCATCGCATCGGCCAGACCCGCAACGTCATGGTGTACCGGCTCACCGCCCGCGACACCATCGAAGAGAAGGTCATAGCACTGAACGCCCGCAAGGCGAAGTTATTCGCCAGCGTCATCGACGACGGTGACGCGTTCGGGTCGGCTCTGACCGCCGACGACATCCGCGGGCTGCTCGCGTGA
- a CDS encoding O-methyltransferase gives MSLKQRLTPLRWSVLRMGLGIRSYLNTGQFGDGREGAAVDYVLENARAGDIDDVLATIDTFAYDKSILINVGDEKGELLDAAVRRADPAVALELGTYVGYGAMRIARAAPNAKVYSVELSEANAANARRIWAHAGVADRVTCVVGTIGDGGRTLDALEAEHGFASGIADFVFIDHEKTAYLADLLSILDRGWLHPGSIVVADNVKFPGAPKYRAYMRQQQGKLWNTVEHKTHLEYQSLVSDLVLESEYLG, from the coding sequence ATGAGCCTCAAACAACGCCTGACGCCGTTGCGGTGGTCCGTTTTGCGGATGGGACTCGGGATTCGCTCCTACCTCAACACCGGCCAGTTCGGCGACGGACGCGAAGGAGCGGCCGTCGACTACGTGCTCGAGAACGCGCGGGCCGGCGACATCGACGACGTGCTGGCCACCATCGACACGTTCGCCTACGACAAGTCGATACTGATCAACGTCGGCGACGAGAAAGGCGAACTGCTCGACGCCGCGGTGCGCCGCGCCGACCCGGCGGTGGCGCTGGAGTTGGGCACCTACGTCGGATACGGCGCGATGCGCATCGCCCGGGCCGCACCGAACGCCAAGGTGTACTCCGTTGAGCTCTCCGAAGCCAACGCCGCAAACGCCCGGCGGATCTGGGCGCACGCCGGCGTGGCCGACCGGGTGACCTGTGTGGTCGGCACCATCGGCGACGGCGGGCGCACCCTGGACGCATTGGAGGCCGAGCACGGATTCGCCTCTGGCATCGCCGATTTCGTGTTCATCGATCACGAGAAGACGGCGTACCTGGCCGACCTGCTGAGCATCCTGGACCGCGGCTGGCTACACCCGGGCTCGATCGTGGTGGCCGACAATGTCAAGTTTCCCGGCGCACCGAAGTACCGCGCATACATGCGCCAGCAGCAGGGCAAGCTCTGGAACACCGTCGAGCACAAGACACATCTCGAATACCAGTCGCTGGTGTCCGATCTGGTGCTGGAGTCCGAATACCTGGGTTAG
- a CDS encoding inositol-3-phosphate synthase, with the protein MTRCGLWLTGARGSVATTSIVGLYALSAGLIPDTGCVTATADFTDAPLPKFADFAVAGRDISTIPLVKRAEALVEAGLLPPRVVAAVSDRLAATDERIVGPSCMATADPAAAGARTQAELVDRLSDAMAGFVSRQSLDVFVVIDVASTQPPAVDLPEYQDPDLLMPALAEKDRIVLPASALTALAAIRNGAAYACFTPSPTLGLPALRTLADDAGILYAGQDAKTGQTLLRTVLAPMFAARAMHVHSWAGTNLLGGGDGATLADPVAVQSKLASKQRGIQQMLGGAVTAPLHIDYVPDLGETKVAWDHIHATGFLGGQITLQTIWSAPDSSLAAPLVLDVARLLAMARGRGARGVVGELGFFFKEPWGCSTHSLAAQYDALLRWANSFSTSSPAGL; encoded by the coding sequence ATGACGCGGTGCGGACTTTGGCTTACCGGCGCCCGGGGTTCGGTGGCAACCACCTCGATCGTGGGCCTCTACGCACTCAGCGCGGGCCTGATCCCCGACACCGGTTGCGTGACGGCGACCGCGGACTTTACCGACGCGCCCCTGCCGAAGTTTGCCGATTTCGCGGTGGCCGGGCGCGACATCTCAACCATTCCGTTGGTCAAGCGCGCGGAAGCGCTCGTCGAGGCCGGGCTGTTGCCGCCGCGGGTGGTCGCCGCCGTGTCCGACCGACTCGCGGCCACCGATGAGCGGATCGTCGGCCCGTCGTGCATGGCAACCGCGGACCCGGCAGCCGCCGGTGCCCGCACCCAGGCAGAACTGGTCGACCGGCTTAGCGATGCGATGGCCGGGTTCGTATCGCGGCAGTCACTTGACGTGTTCGTCGTCATCGACGTGGCGTCCACCCAGCCACCGGCAGTGGACCTGCCGGAGTACCAAGACCCCGATCTGCTGATGCCGGCGCTGGCCGAGAAGGACCGCATCGTGCTGCCGGCGAGCGCACTGACCGCCCTTGCCGCAATCCGCAACGGCGCCGCCTACGCCTGCTTCACCCCGTCTCCCACCCTGGGCCTGCCCGCGCTGCGGACGTTGGCCGACGACGCGGGTATCCTCTACGCCGGCCAGGACGCCAAGACCGGTCAAACGTTGTTGCGAACCGTGTTGGCCCCCATGTTCGCCGCACGCGCGATGCACGTCCACTCGTGGGCCGGGACCAACCTGCTGGGCGGCGGCGACGGCGCCACGCTGGCCGATCCGGTCGCCGTGCAGTCCAAGCTTGCCAGCAAGCAGCGGGGCATCCAGCAGATGCTCGGCGGAGCTGTCACCGCCCCGCTGCACATCGACTACGTCCCGGACCTCGGGGAAACCAAGGTTGCCTGGGATCACATCCATGCCACCGGATTTCTCGGCGGCCAGATCACGCTGCAAACCATTTGGTCCGCACCGGATTCCTCGTTGGCCGCGCCACTGGTTCTCGACGTCGCGCGTCTCTTGGCGATGGCCCGCGGTCGCGGCGCCCGCGGCGTCGTCGGCGAGCTGGGCTTCTTCTTCAAGGAACCGTGGGGTTGCTCAACGCATTCGCTGGCGGCGCAATACGATGCGTTGCTGCGGTGGGCTAATTCTTTTTCGACGTCGTCGCCCGCCGGCTTGTGA
- a CDS encoding SCO3242 family prenyltransferase codes for MRAPAALTVLGDSAVGAIWSGRPLTGWRLALPLASALLYCSGMVLNDYADRERDAIERPERPIPSGRVSPDSALSLAAGLAAAGIATATAVGGRHGLAAAGRITLCVAAYDLVAKDTAAGPVVMAGCRFLDVMLGAGPGHRPALVPASVIGVHTTAITLLSRREVSGAQRGLPATVAGVAGGVATAGLATARPWYRAAPAAAVYLWSFGPGLWKAWQRPTAEVIRGAVRNGIAATIGVQAMLAARSPSPGAMLALGGLAIGLRLKVSAPKPTEVT; via the coding sequence ATGAGGGCGCCGGCAGCGCTCACGGTTCTCGGCGATAGTGCCGTGGGCGCCATCTGGTCGGGGCGTCCGTTAACGGGATGGCGTCTGGCGCTGCCGCTGGCATCGGCCCTGTTGTATTGCAGCGGCATGGTGCTCAACGACTATGCCGACCGCGAGCGTGACGCGATCGAACGCCCCGAGCGGCCCATTCCTTCCGGACGAGTGTCGCCCGACTCCGCGCTGTCGCTCGCCGCGGGCTTGGCCGCGGCCGGTATCGCGACCGCGACCGCGGTTGGGGGGCGCCACGGCTTGGCCGCCGCAGGCCGGATCACGTTGTGCGTTGCCGCCTATGACCTGGTCGCCAAGGACACCGCTGCCGGACCGGTGGTCATGGCGGGTTGCCGGTTTCTCGACGTCATGCTCGGCGCCGGTCCGGGCCATCGCCCCGCGTTGGTGCCGGCGTCGGTGATCGGCGTGCACACCACCGCCATCACCCTGTTGTCCCGACGCGAAGTCAGCGGCGCACAGCGCGGCCTGCCGGCGACCGTCGCGGGCGTGGCGGGTGGGGTCGCCACAGCGGGATTGGCCACCGCTAGACCGTGGTATCGCGCCGCGCCGGCGGCGGCCGTGTACCTGTGGTCGTTTGGCCCCGGCCTGTGGAAGGCGTGGCAGCGTCCCACCGCGGAGGTGATCCGGGGTGCGGTGCGCAACGGCATCGCGGCGACGATCGGCGTCCAGGCGATGCTGGCCGCCCGATCGCCCAGCCCTGGCGCCATGCTCGCGCTGGGCGGACTGGCAATCGGCTTGCGCCTCAAAGTTTCTGCGCCGAAACCCACCGAGGTGACCTGA